The following proteins are encoded in a genomic region of Vigna radiata var. radiata cultivar VC1973A unplaced genomic scaffold, Vradiata_ver6 scaffold_332, whole genome shotgun sequence:
- the LOC106778478 gene encoding probable peroxidase 26: MERSMRVAFPLVVFAVASVCYGMADSAVVRPPPTNLKWHYYKITNTCRDAEEYVRHQVKLFWDSDRSITAKLLRLVYTDCFVTGCDASILLDEGPNPEKKAEQNRGLGGFVAIDKIKYVLESRCPGKVSCADILHLATRDAVHLAGGPSYPVLTGRKDSSTSDAASVDLPSPSISLQKLLEYFRSRNLNEVHMTTLLGAHTLGRTHCSYIVDRLYNYTGSGKPDPSMSATLLESLRKLCPPRKKGQPDPLVYLNPESVSNYNFTESYYRRILSNDAVLGVDQQLLYGGNTKQITEEFAAGFEDFRKNFAAAMYQMGNFKVLTGNQGEIRINCRYANK; encoded by the exons ATGGAGAGAAGTATGCGTGTGGCTTTTCCACTCGTAGTTTTTGCAGTGGCGAGCGTATGTTATGGGATGGCAGACTCAGCAGTGGTGAGACCTCCGCCGACGAATTTGAAGTGGCATTATTACAAGATCACCAATACATGCCGCGACGCGGAGGAGTACGTCCGACACCAAGTTAAACTATTTTGGGATAGTGACAGAAGCATTACGGCAAAGCTCCTTCGTTTGGTTTACACCGACTGTTTTGTCACT GGATGTGATGCGTCCATTCTGCTTGACGAAGGACCAAATCCAGAGAAAAAAGCAGAACAAAACCGGGGGCTTGGAGGATTTGTAGCCATTGACAAGATCAAATATGTTCTGGAATCACGATGCCCTGGAAAAGTCTCCTGTGCTGATATACTTCACCTCGCCACCAGAGATGCTGTTCATCTG GCAGGTGGACCATCTTACCCAGTTTTAACAGGAAGAAAGGACAGCAGTACATCAGATGCTGCATCGGTAGACCTTCCATCGCCATCCATCTCGCTGCAGAAACTTCTAGAGTATTTCAGATCGAGGAACTTGAATGAAGTACACATGACAACACTTCTAG GAGCACACACACTGGGGAGAACACATTGTAGCTACATTGTTGACCGCCTGTACAACTACACCGGGTCCGGCAAACCCGATCCAAGCATGAGTGCCACTCTACTAGAGTCACTTAGAAAACTTTGCCCGCCAAGGAAGAAGGGACAGCCAGATCCTCTGGTATACCTAAACCCAGAGTCTGTATCAAATTACAACTTCACAGAGTCATACTACAGAAGGATCCTATCCAACGACGCTGTCCTAGGAGTTGATCAACAATTACTATATGGTGGTAACACTAAACAGATAACCGAGGAGTTCGCCGCGGGATTCGAAGATTTTCGGAAAAATTTTGCCGCAGCAATGTACCAAATGGGGAATTTCAAGGTTTTAACAGGAAACCAAGGTGAAATACGCATAAATTGCCGATATGCAAATAAGTAG